One window of the Macadamia integrifolia cultivar HAES 741 unplaced genomic scaffold, SCU_Mint_v3 scaffold516, whole genome shotgun sequence genome contains the following:
- the LOC122068993 gene encoding uncharacterized protein LOC122068993 has product MIKSMCKEHCCGRKDVNKDITSTWIASHMSSQLKTNLDMKLSAMEAYIMEKFRNKVPYITLYRAKRKAREQTEGSHGKSYAKLPSYGDKVRERDPETIFKIQFHPRQVLSDPPVFKRMFVYFKACMNGFLNGCRPFIGIDGCHLKDTHGGVLLAAVFVDGNKRLFPVAYGVVEVECINSWEWFLSNIYGIFYRTLEDNPITFMSDKPKGLCEAISDTFPGCHHRWCCGYLYQNFKSLHPVVLLRRYFWMVTKASNLFFFKKAMNEMKGIDQKAYEWLSKHLPKMWSRRAFDVRCKSDHITNNMTKSFNQLIAPFRVNPILTLFYEIRKTLMENMHKKYQHGCNYKGRVTPCIKKKLNAIATKARECMVLRAGVDKFEVTENQGRYVVDLKNQSCGCMVWNVSGIPCKHATACIKFKRESLEKYCDEYYSVGKYFATYKDIVHALPGLDQLTEDHPMGVVQPPPLKTLVGRPYKSRKKEQDEGPSGEYRRRSNTVRCDRGKMEGHNKRRCIGPPMKVKGRGIVPLARQ; this is encoded by the exons ATGATCAAGTCAATGTGTAAAGAACATTGTTGTGGACGGAAAGATGTGAACAAGGACATTACATCCACTTGGATAGCCTCACACATGTCTTCACagttgaaaacaaatcttgacaTGAAGTTAAGTGCAATGGAAGCTTATATTATGGAAAAATTTCGTAATAAAGTGCCTTACATTACATTGTACAGGGCTAAAAGGAAAGCAAGGGAACAAACTGAAGGGAGTCATGGCAAGTCATATGCCAAGCTACCTAGTTATGGTGATAAGGTAAGAGAAAGAGATCCCGAgactatttttaaaattcaatttcatCCTAGGCAAGTTTTGTCTGACCCTCCAGTTTTCAAAAGAATGTTTGTTTATTTCAAGGCATGCATGAATGGGTTCTTGAATGGTTGTAGACCATTCATAGGGATTGATGGTTGTCATCTCAAAGACACACATGGAGGTGTGTTGTTGGCTGCAGTCTTTGTTGATGGAAACAAAAGATTGTTTCCTGTTGCATATGGTGTGGTAGAGGTTGAATGCATAAATAGTTGGGAATGGTTCTTGAGCAACATATATGGAATTTTCTATAGGACCTTGGAAGACAACCCAATCACATTTATGTCTGACAAACCAAAG GGACTTTGTGAGGCCATCAGTGATACATTTCCGGGTTGTCATCATAGATGGTGCTGTGGGTACTTGTATCAGAACTTCAAATCACTTCACCCAGTTGTGTTACTAAGAAGGTATTTCTGGATGGTAACAAAAGCatcaaatctatttttttttaagaaggcAATGAATGAAATGAAGGGCATTGACCAGAAAGCTTATGAGTGGCTAAGTAAGCATCTTCCAAAGATGTGGTCTAGGCGTGCATTCGACGTTAGGTGCAAGAGTGATCATATCACTAATAATATGACTAAATCATTTAACCAGTTGATTGCACCCTTTAGGGTTAATCCCATTCTGACTCTTTTTTATGAAATTAGAAAGACCCTAAtggaaaatatgcataaaaaatatcaacatGGTTGCAATTACAAGGGAAGAGTCACCCCATGCATAAAGAAGAAGTTGAATGCCATAGCCACTAAAGCTAGGGAGTGTATGGTACTTCGTGCAGGTGTTGATAAGTTTGAAGTCACTGAAAACCAAGGTAGGTATGTGGTTGATTTGAAGAATCAATCTTGTGGTTGCATGGTCTGGAATGTTTCAGGAATACCGTGTAAGCATGCTACAGCTTGTATCAAATTCAAGAGAGAGAGTTTGGAGAAATATTGTGATGAGTATTACAGTGTTGGAAAATATTTTGCAACATACAAGGACATAGTACATGCTTTACCTGGACTGGATCAATTGACAGAAGATCATCCAATGGGTGTTGTCCAGCCTCCTCCTTTGAAGACGCTAGTGGGAAGACCATATAAAAGCCGGAAGAAGGAACAAGATGAAGGACCATCAGGAGAGTACAGGAGGAGATCAAACACTGTCAGATGTGATAGAGGTAAAATGGAGGGTCACAACAAAAGGAGGTGCATAGGACCTCCAATGAAGGTGAAGGGAAGGGGGATAGTGCCTCTAGCTCGACAGTGA